The DNA region GCACCGACAATTTCCGTCACGATGTTCATCCGTCCCGCCACCGCCCGCCGCGCCACTTCCGCGCCGACGGCTTCCATCGGTTCGAGCAGTGTCGAGGGAAAGTCGAGGTCGATCCCACCGAGGTCGATGAAGAGTTGCGCCGCGTCCACCAGCACGTAACCGCTGGCGAACTTCTGGCGGCGCAGCGTGGTCTTGCCGGCGCAGATCGGCCCCATGATGATGACGATCGTCGGCTGGCCTGTTGACCGGGCTTCCTCCGGCAGCCGGCGGGCGATTTCCGCCTCGATCTGCCGCGGGGCGAACCGCGGCACCGTCAAGCCGGGGTCCCGAATTTCCGTCGCTGCATCCATTCGCGTTTCCTTTCGCACGCAACCTGTTCTGCTTTGTGCTGCCTGCAGGAGGATCCTCGCCCGGTCGTCCCACCCGACGCATCGCGCAAACCGTGTCCCGGGCTCCCCGCCTACCCGGCGCCATTGCCAACCAGATGCGCCCTGATCTTGTTTAACGCCGTGTTCGCCTTGAAATAGGCCTCGAAAATGTTCGTTGCCGATTCCATGACCAGGACAAGCGCGAGAGACATGCCCCGCGTTCCATGCGGCGCGCGTTCCAGTCGTGAAACGAGTCCGCGCATGCAGGCGATCCCGCTTCTCAGCGCGTCTTCGATGAATTCCATCGTGACCCGCGGGTCGGGGTTCACGATGTCCGGATCATACGGTTCCTCCCCCGGGTGCATGCCGAGCTTGTCCTCGAGGTTGCGGATTTCCGTCCGCACGTCATAGAGCTCATTCTTGAAATAGCTGCACGCCTCGGCGATGTGCTCCCGCTCCTCGTTCGGCAAGTCGATGCCGGGAAGCTCTTTCTCGATGAAGGCGATGTTGCCCCCCATCTCGCCGGCCGCCTCGTGCAATACGGCCACCTGGGTTTCAAACTTGTCGATGTTCATGCTTGGTGCCTCGCATTCATGGTTGGGAAAACGGGGACTTCATTGCCATTGTCCGCCCCTCCGGGCTCAGGGGACGAGCCTGCCGCGCTCATCCCAGCTCGGCGCGTCGGGCGCAGGCCGCGTCGAAGCGTGCCTCCAGCCACGAATTGACGCCTCGGCATCCGGCGACCACTTGTGCCGCCCAGTCGAAATACTCGCGCTTCCTCTCCGCGCTCCATTCGGCGGGCGGGCTGGAGAGGATCGAGTTCAGGTTCGAGATCTTGTCGGCGAGCTTGAGGTGCTTCGCGCGCGGCGAGGCGCTGCGGGCGTGCTCGATCTGCAGCCGCTTCCTCTCTTCCTTTTTCAGGGATTTGTCGTCGGTCACCTCGCGGACGAGGTCGGCGACATCCTGGCCGAATTCGGCGACGAGCGTTTCATGCATCACCTCCCGGTCCTCGATGGTGTCGTGCAGATAGGCCGCGATCACCAGGCTGGCGTCCGCCCCCTGCGTGGCTTCGGCCACCAGCAGCGCCACTTCGGCGAGATGGTTCACGTAGGGCTCTTCGGCCTCGCCCTTGCGTCGCTGTGGCGCGTGCGCCCGCGCCGCGAAATCGATGGCCTTCGCCATCCTCACGATGTCTTCCTTCATCTGATTCTCCTATCAGTTTCCATTCGGACTGTTTCCATCATCTCGCATCCTCCCAGCTGAAAGACGGCCCGCCTCGCCCGAAGTGGCCGTAGGCCGCCGTGTCGAAGTAAATCGGCCGCGCCAGCTTCAGCCGCTCGATGATCCCGCCCGGGGTGAGGTCGAATTCCTGTCCGAGCCGTTCCGCGATCTCCGCGCCCGGCGCACCACCTGTTCCGAAGGTCTCGACCAGGAAGCTCACCGGCTCGGCCACGCCGATGGCGTAGGAAAGCTGCACCAGGCAGCGCTTCGCCCAGCCCCGGGCTACCGCCGTCTTGGCGAGAAGGCGCGCCATGTAGGCCGCCGAGCGATCCACCTTGGAAGGATCCTTGCCGGAGAAGGCGCCGCCGCCATGGGGAGCAGCCCCGCCGTAGGTGTCGACGATGATCTTGCGCCCGGTGAGCCCCGTATCGCCCTTCGGCCCGCCGGTGATGAAGCACCCGGTGGGGTTGATGTAGTCGCGGTAGTCCGCGCCGCGCAGGGCCGAGGGGATAACCGGGTCGATGATCTCCCGCCTCACCGCCTCGCGCAGTTCATCGAGCCCGATGCCTTCCGCGTGCTGGGTGGAAAGGACCACCGCCTCTATTGCAGCGGGGACACCGTCCTCGTAGCGGAAGCTCACCTGCGACTTGGCGTCCGGCTGCAGCCAGGGCAGCACGCCGCTCATGCGCAGTTCCGCCTGGCGGCGCACCAGGCGGTGCGCGAACACGATGGGCGCCGGCATCAGTTCGGGCGTCTCGTCGCAGGCGTAGCCGAACATCAGGCCCTGGTCGCCCGCGCCCAGCACGCCGTCGGCGCGGTCTACGCCAATGGAGATGCCTTCAGACTGGCCGTTGAAGCGCACATCGACCGTGCAGCGCACAGGATCGATGCCCGTCGCGGCATCCCGGTACCCGGTCCTGCGGATGACGTCGCGGGCGATGGTTTCGGTGCGAGAGCGGACGTGCTCGAACACCGCACGGTCTGCCGTCTTGAACTCGCCGGCCAGCACGACATGCTGGTCGGCGAGCATGGTCTCGCAGGCGACGCGGGCGCACGGGTCCAGTTCGAGGAAGGCGTCGACGATGGCGTCCGAGATGCGGTCCGCCAGCTTGTCGGGGTGGCCCTCGGAGACGGACTCCGAGGTGAACAAACCATGGCTCATGAACATGACGCGCCCCCTTCCTTCGGCCATACCCTTGCGGCAATCTCGCGCAGTTCGTCGACCTTCAGCAGACCATCGGCGATGACGGCCTCGAAGGGGGTATCCAGCCAGCCAAGCCGTTTTTCCTCGAGCCAGGCCACCTCCAGCATCTCGCGCGACGCGGCGGTCGCATCCATTCCCTTGCAGGGCAGCAAGGCG from bacterium includes:
- a CDS encoding bifunctional (p)ppGpp synthetase/guanosine-3',5'-bis(diphosphate) 3'-pyrophosphohydrolase; the protein is MKEDIVRMAKAIDFAARAHAPQRRKGEAEEPYVNHLAEVALLVAEATQGADASLVIAAYLHDTIEDREVMHETLVAEFGQDVADLVREVTDDKSLKKEERKRLQIEHARSASPRAKHLKLADKISNLNSILSSPPAEWSAERKREYFDWAAQVVAGCRGVNSWLEARFDAACARRAELG
- a CDS encoding methionine adenosyltransferase — its product is MSHGLFTSESVSEGHPDKLADRISDAIVDAFLELDPCARVACETMLADQHVVLAGEFKTADRAVFEHVRSRTETIARDVIRRTGYRDAATGIDPVRCTVDVRFNGQSEGISIGVDRADGVLGAGDQGLMFGYACDETPELMPAPIVFAHRLVRRQAELRMSGVLPWLQPDAKSQVSFRYEDGVPAAIEAVVLSTQHAEGIGLDELREAVRREIIDPVIPSALRGADYRDYINPTGCFITGGPKGDTGLTGRKIIVDTYGGAAPHGGGAFSGKDPSKVDRSAAYMARLLAKTAVARGWAKRCLVQLSYAIGVAEPVSFLVETFGTGGAPGAEIAERLGQEFDLTPGGIIERLKLARPIYFDTAAYGHFGRGGPSFSWEDAR